In Cicer arietinum cultivar CDC Frontier isolate Library 1 chromosome 7, Cicar.CDCFrontier_v2.0, whole genome shotgun sequence, a single window of DNA contains:
- the LOC101499201 gene encoding two-pore potassium channel 1-like isoform X1, whose protein sequence is MGSDEAQQLLLSESRDHSQIINEKSDLQRRRPRRGGASETEINLQEQNGAQNPLHDQCMTEKQEAEFHFRPVFLYLAAYLGTGTLCFFLTSYQIEGIKTNGFLDALYFCVVTMTTVGYGDLVPNSPLAKLLACIYVFTGIALGGLILSKAADYIVEKQEIFIVEAICKAENFGVEEIAEELGTNKSKYKFVLAASTFCVHMIVGTVFLCFVENLDFVDALYCVCSTVTTLGYGDKSFSTTIGRTFAVFWILSSTICLAQSFAYLAELYTDDRQRSLAKMVLTRKLSPLDLEAADLDGDKAVSAAEFVVYKLKEMGKINQEDISAVMEIFRKLDCDHSGTLTESDIRNSEF, encoded by the exons ATGGGCAGTGATGAGGCTCAACAGTTATTGCTTTCAGAGTCAAGGGATCACTCTCAAATCATCAATGAGAAGAGTGACCTTCAGAGAAGAAGACCGCGACGCGGCGGTGCTTCAGAGACAGAGATCAATCTTCAAGAGCAGAATGGTGCTCAAAACCCTTTACATGATCAATGTATGACTGAAAAACAAGAAGCAGAATTCCATTTCAGGCCAGTTTTCTTATATTTAGCAGCTTACTTAGGAACAGGCACCTTATGTTTCTTTCTCACAAGTTACCAAATTGAGGGTATAAAAACCAATGGATTTCTTGATGCCCTTTATTTCTGTGTTGTGACAATGACAACTGTTGGATATGGTGATCTTGTTCCTAATAGCCCTTTAGCGAAACTACTTGCTTGCATTTATGTCTTCACTGGCATAGCTCTCGGTGGCTTAATTCTTAGCAAAGCAGCAGATTACATTGTTGAAAAACAGGAAATATTTATTGTTGAAGCCATATGCAAGGCTGAAAATTTTGGTGTAGAAGAGATTGCTGAAGAACTTGGAACTAACAAAAGCAAATACAAATTTGTGCTTGCAGCATCCACTTTTTGTGTCCACATGATTGTAGGAACTGTTTTTCTGTGTTTTGTTGAAAATCTAGATTTTGTGGATGCACTCTATTGTGTTTGTTCCACAGTCACTACTTTAGGTTATGGAGATAAGAGCTTCTCAACTACTATTGGTCGAACTTTTGCTGTGTTTTGGATATTGAGCAGCACCATTTGCTTGGCTCAGTCTTTTGCTTACCTTGCTGAACTCTATACTGACGATAGACAAAGATCACTTGCGAAAATGGTTCTTACCCGAAAACTTTCGCCCCTTGATCTTGAGGCAGCAGATCTTGATGGAGACAAAGCTGTCAG tGCTGCAGAGTTTGTTGTATACAAGTTGAAGGAAATGGGAAAGATTAACCAAGAAGATATTTCAGCTGTGATGGAGATTTTTAGAAAACTAGATTGTGATCACTCAGGAACTCTGACTGAATCCGATATCAGAAATTCTGAATTCTGA
- the LOC101499201 gene encoding two-pore potassium channel 1-like isoform X2: MGSDEAQQLLLSESRDHSQIINEKSDLQRRRPRRGGASETEINLQEQNGAQNPLHDQCMTEKQEAEFHFRPVFLYLAAYLGTGTLCFFLTSYQIEGIKTNGFLDALYFCVVTMTTVGYGDLVPNSPLAKLLACIYVFTGIALGGLILSKAADYIVEKQEIFIVEAICKAENFGVEEIAEELGTNKSKYKFVLAASTFCVHMIVGTVFLCFVENLDFVDALYCVCSTVTTLGYGDKSFSTTIGRTFAVFWILSSTICLAQSFAYLAELYTDDRQRSLAKMVLTRKLSPLDLEAADLDGDKAVSQSRSFIYVFFFFLSFAVRDASVLQSLLYTS, from the exons ATGGGCAGTGATGAGGCTCAACAGTTATTGCTTTCAGAGTCAAGGGATCACTCTCAAATCATCAATGAGAAGAGTGACCTTCAGAGAAGAAGACCGCGACGCGGCGGTGCTTCAGAGACAGAGATCAATCTTCAAGAGCAGAATGGTGCTCAAAACCCTTTACATGATCAATGTATGACTGAAAAACAAGAAGCAGAATTCCATTTCAGGCCAGTTTTCTTATATTTAGCAGCTTACTTAGGAACAGGCACCTTATGTTTCTTTCTCACAAGTTACCAAATTGAGGGTATAAAAACCAATGGATTTCTTGATGCCCTTTATTTCTGTGTTGTGACAATGACAACTGTTGGATATGGTGATCTTGTTCCTAATAGCCCTTTAGCGAAACTACTTGCTTGCATTTATGTCTTCACTGGCATAGCTCTCGGTGGCTTAATTCTTAGCAAAGCAGCAGATTACATTGTTGAAAAACAGGAAATATTTATTGTTGAAGCCATATGCAAGGCTGAAAATTTTGGTGTAGAAGAGATTGCTGAAGAACTTGGAACTAACAAAAGCAAATACAAATTTGTGCTTGCAGCATCCACTTTTTGTGTCCACATGATTGTAGGAACTGTTTTTCTGTGTTTTGTTGAAAATCTAGATTTTGTGGATGCACTCTATTGTGTTTGTTCCACAGTCACTACTTTAGGTTATGGAGATAAGAGCTTCTCAACTACTATTGGTCGAACTTTTGCTGTGTTTTGGATATTGAGCAGCACCATTTGCTTGGCTCAGTCTTTTGCTTACCTTGCTGAACTCTATACTGACGATAGACAAAGATCACTTGCGAAAATGGTTCTTACCCGAAAACTTTCGCCCCTTGATCTTGAGGCAGCAGATCTTGATGGAGACAAAGCTGTCAG TCAATCCAGATCTTTTATATAtgtattctttttctttctatcttTTGCAGTGAGAGATGCATCAg tGCTGCAGAGTTTGTTGTATACAAGTTGA
- the LOC101500371 gene encoding uncharacterized protein, which yields MKNLSLKLKLHLPSSSNPSCSLFTSKTPQLLIKPTKLVTSYGFKNLKHQTSKIEVTLTEQTPVTLKHKPLKKLEVLENRKSRIVIMGVVSLGILLVLSGMDEEKALALGPEGPLVEEFWDNVRRYGLYALTVSTGAIYTILQPIFELLKNPITAILILSILGGGFYIVSQVISAMVGVSDFSYDYGN from the coding sequence atgaaaaatctCAGCTTGAAATTAAAACTCCACCTTCCAAGTTCCTCCAACCCTTCTTGTTCCCTTTTTACTTCAAAAACCCCTCAATTACTTATCAAACCCACCAAATTAGTAACATCCTATGGGTTCAAAAACTTGAAACACCAAACTTCTAAAATTGAAGTAACACTTACAGAACAAACTCCAGTTACTCTCAAACACAAACCATTGAAGAAACTTGAAGTTCTTGAAAATAGGAAATCAAGGATTGTAATAATGGGAGTTGTTTCATTGGGAATTTTGTTGGTTCTGAGTGGAATGGATGAAGAAAAAGCATTGGCTTTGGGACCTGAAGGACCACTTGTGGAAGAGTTTTGGGACAATGTTAGAAGGTATGGATTGTATGCACTAACTGTTAGTACAGGTGCTATTTACACAATCTTGCAGCCTATTTTTGAGCTTCTCAAGAATCCAATTACTGCAATTCTTATCCTTTCTATTTTGGGTGGTGGCTTCTACATTGTTTCTCAAGTTATTTCTGCTATGGTTGGTGTTTCTGATTTTAGTTATGATTATGGAAACTAG